Proteins found in one Parafrankia irregularis genomic segment:
- a CDS encoding phage holin family protein has translation MTSTLSRQPTTPATPPVDRTGIPPDAQVTVRVPVDGSPPANAATGARRASTVARGASPHGTATATPTASGVGAGTAVHPGSGPGSGAVAVGTEAGSATGAGLERRRPASTGHLVAEVASDVSTLFRQEVALAKAELREEATKAGKGAGMFAAAGGAGFFALVFVLLAVMFGLGSVMALGWAALIVGVVLAAAAGALALLGRRTVKAVHPAPKQTVETLREDIHWAQNRRH, from the coding sequence ATGACCAGCACACTCAGCCGCCAGCCGACGACACCGGCCACACCCCCCGTGGACCGCACGGGGATACCGCCGGACGCGCAGGTCACCGTGCGTGTGCCGGTCGACGGCTCACCCCCGGCGAACGCGGCCACGGGAGCGCGCCGGGCGAGCACGGTCGCACGGGGAGCCAGCCCGCACGGGACCGCCACAGCCACCCCGACGGCATCCGGTGTCGGCGCCGGCACCGCCGTTCACCCCGGCTCCGGCCCCGGCTCTGGGGCCGTCGCCGTCGGCACCGAGGCCGGGAGCGCGACCGGTGCCGGCCTCGAACGTCGACGACCGGCGTCGACCGGGCATCTCGTCGCCGAGGTGGCAAGCGACGTCTCGACGCTGTTCCGCCAGGAGGTCGCCCTCGCCAAGGCCGAGCTGCGCGAGGAGGCGACAAAGGCCGGCAAGGGTGCCGGCATGTTCGCGGCGGCCGGCGGCGCCGGCTTCTTCGCACTCGTCTTCGTCCTGCTCGCCGTCATGTTCGGGCTCGGCTCAGTCATGGCCCTGGGATGGGCCGCGCTGATCGTGGGCGTCGTGTTGGCCGCCGCGGCGGGCGCACTGGCACTGCTGGGCCGCCGGACGGTCAAGGCGGTGCACCCTGCACCGAAGCAGACGGTGGAGACGCTGCGCGAGGACATCCACTGGGCCCAGAACCGGCGGCACTGA
- a CDS encoding alpha/beta fold hydrolase has product MYDEAPAWFEAAIDTRPDRLETEVDGTAISYRCWGPVDGPAIVLVHGGAAHAGWWDHIAPLIPAEYRVLALDLSGHGDSGRREEYSLSTWASEVIAVIDHAGITSPPIVIGHSMGGWVTITTAAEYPDRVAGIVVIDSPVKESTPEERAARERTAFGPLRVYATAADALARFRTVPEQPNSLSYIIDHIARNSMGAMLGGWAWKFDPNVFGNRTPSPEILRKVHCRVVLFRAEKGLVTPDIGHLMYNLLGRVAPVIEIPLAGHHVMLDQPLSLVTGIRTILADWEHSSPQERAD; this is encoded by the coding sequence AGGCCGCCATCGATACTCGCCCCGATCGGCTGGAAACCGAGGTCGACGGGACGGCCATCAGCTACCGGTGCTGGGGGCCGGTCGACGGGCCCGCGATCGTGCTGGTGCACGGCGGGGCGGCCCACGCCGGCTGGTGGGACCACATCGCGCCGCTGATCCCGGCCGAGTACCGGGTCCTGGCGCTGGACCTGTCCGGTCACGGCGACAGCGGCCGGCGCGAAGAGTACTCGCTGAGCACCTGGGCGTCCGAGGTCATCGCGGTGATCGACCACGCGGGGATCACCTCTCCGCCGATCGTGATCGGCCACAGCATGGGTGGCTGGGTCACGATCACCACCGCGGCGGAGTACCCGGACCGGGTCGCCGGAATCGTCGTCATCGACTCGCCGGTGAAGGAGTCCACCCCCGAGGAGCGGGCGGCGCGGGAGCGGACGGCGTTCGGCCCCCTTCGGGTCTACGCGACCGCGGCCGACGCGCTGGCCCGGTTCCGCACGGTTCCCGAACAGCCGAACAGCCTTTCCTACATCATCGATCACATCGCACGGAACTCGATGGGGGCGATGTTGGGCGGCTGGGCCTGGAAGTTCGACCCCAACGTGTTCGGCAACCGGACACCGTCCCCCGAGATCCTGCGCAAGGTCCACTGCCGGGTCGTGCTGTTCCGCGCCGAGAAGGGCCTGGTGACACCGGACATCGGCCACCTGATGTACAACCTGCTCGGCCGGGTCGCGCCAGTGATCGAGATTCCGCTCGCCGGGCACCACGTGATGCTCGACCAGCCGTTGTCACTGGTCACCGGGATTCGCACCATTCTCGCCGACTGGGAGCACTCGTCCCCGCAGGAACGCGCCGACTGA